One stretch of Archocentrus centrarchus isolate MPI-CPG fArcCen1 chromosome 5, fArcCen1, whole genome shotgun sequence DNA includes these proteins:
- the cyp27b1 gene encoding 25-hydroxyvitamin D-1 alpha hydroxylase, mitochondrial isoform X2: protein MSLVRRMLQQALRVSGRSSFPLVKWMERWAEGAPAGSAGTKMQGVKTLDDMPGPSVASFVWDLFARRGLSRLHELQLEGVQRYGPMWKASFGPILTVHVADPALIEQILRQEGHHPMRSDLSSWKDYRKLRGHHYGLLTAEGEEWQTVRSLLGKHMLRPKAVEAYDKTLNSVVSDLIAKLRLSGGPQGLVTDIASEFYRFGLEAKGHIDQRLMAEADKVARGEKVEGRYLTYFLSQQGLPMKTVYSNVTELLLAGVDTISSTMSWSLYELSRHPDVQATLRAEVLTTLEGRRIPEAADVACMPFLKAVVKEVLRLYPVIPANARVITERDIQVGGYLIPKNTLITLCQYATSRDPAVFPNPDHFNPYRWLTKDQTHHPYASVPFGVGKRSCIGRRIAELELYLALSRIVLEFDVKPKPEGVSVKPMTRTLLVPENVISLQFIER from the exons ATGAGCTTAGTGAGAAGGATGTTGCAACAAGCTCTTAGAGTATCCGGCCGGAGCTCTTTCCCTCTGGTCAAATGGATGGAGAGGTGGGCTGAGGGCGCACCAGCCGGTTCGGCGGGGACCAAGATGCAGGGAGTGAAGACGCTGGATGACATGCCGGGGCCGTCGGTCGCCAGTTTTGTCTGGGATTTGTTTGCCAGGCGGGGTCTGTCACGTCTGCACGAGTTACAG CTGGAGGGAGTGCAGCGGTATGGCCCTATGTGGAAGGCAAGCTTTGGTCCTATACTGACAGTTCATGTGGCTGATCCGGCGCTCATCGAGCAGATCCTGAGGCAGGAGGGTCACCACCCCATGCGCTCTGATCTTTCCTCCTGGAAGGACTACAGGAAGCTCAGAGGACATCACTACGGACTTTTGACAGC TGAGGGGGAGGAGTGGCAGACAGTGAGAAGTCTCCTGGGGAAACACATGCTGCGGCCAAAGGCAGTGGAAGCTTACGATAAAACCCTCAACAGTGTCGTCAGTGACCTCATTGCCAAACTTCGCCTTAGCGGAGGTCCTCAGGGTCTTGTCACCGACATTGCCAGCGAGTTCTATCGCTTCGGTCTTGAAG CGAAGGGTCACATTGACCAGCGTCTGATGGCCGAAGCAGATAAGGTTGCCCGAGGAGAGAAAGTGGAGGGCCGTTATCTCACCTACTTCCTGTCGCAGCAGGGGCTGCCCATGAAGACGGTCTACAGCAACGTCACAGAGCTGCTCCTCGCAGGAGTTGACACG ATCTCCAGCACTATGTCCTGGTCTTTGTACGAGTTGTCCCGTCATCCAGATGTGCAGGCCACTCTCCGGGCGGAGGTGTTGACTACACTTGAAGGTCGAAGGATACCAGAGGCTGCAGATGTAGCTTGCATGCCTTTCCTGAAGGCTGTAGTCAAAGAAGTGCTCAG gtTGTATCCTGTTATTCCTGCTAACGCAAGGGTCATTACAGAAAGAGACATCCAGGTTGGAGGCTATCTCATCCCCAAAAAT ACTTTGATTACCCTGTGCCAGTATGCAACATCACGGGATCCAGCAGTGTTTCCAAATCCAGATCATTTCAATCCCTATCGTTGGCTGACCAAAGACCAGACTCATCACCCGTATGCCTCTGTGCCTTTTGGTGTGGGAAAACGCAGCTGCATAGGTCGCCGTATCGCTGAGCTGGAGCTCTACCTTGCTCTTTCCAGG ATTGTTTTAGAGTTCGATGTGAAGCCAAAGCCAGAGGGAGTTTCTGTGAAGCCCATGACACGGACACTTCTAGTTCCTGAAAATGTCATTAGCCTCCAGTTTATTGAACGGTGA
- the cyp27b1 gene encoding 25-hydroxyvitamin D-1 alpha hydroxylase, mitochondrial isoform X1 has translation MSLVRRMLQQALRVSGRSSFPLVKWMERWAEGAPAGSAGTKMQGVKTLDDMPGPSVASFVWDLFARRGLSRLHELQLEGVQRYGPMWKASFGPILTVHVADPALIEQILRQEGHHPMRSDLSSWKDYRKLRGHHYGLLTAEGEEWQTVRSLLGKHMLRPKAVEAYDKTLNSVVSDLIAKLRLSGGPQGLVTDIASEFYRFGLEGISSVLFESRIGCLDQVVPEETERFIQSINTMFVMTLLTMAMPNWLHQLFPKPWNVFCQCWDYMFDFAKGHIDQRLMAEADKVARGEKVEGRYLTYFLSQQGLPMKTVYSNVTELLLAGVDTISSTMSWSLYELSRHPDVQATLRAEVLTTLEGRRIPEAADVACMPFLKAVVKEVLRLYPVIPANARVITERDIQVGGYLIPKNTLITLCQYATSRDPAVFPNPDHFNPYRWLTKDQTHHPYASVPFGVGKRSCIGRRIAELELYLALSRIVLEFDVKPKPEGVSVKPMTRTLLVPENVISLQFIER, from the exons ATGAGCTTAGTGAGAAGGATGTTGCAACAAGCTCTTAGAGTATCCGGCCGGAGCTCTTTCCCTCTGGTCAAATGGATGGAGAGGTGGGCTGAGGGCGCACCAGCCGGTTCGGCGGGGACCAAGATGCAGGGAGTGAAGACGCTGGATGACATGCCGGGGCCGTCGGTCGCCAGTTTTGTCTGGGATTTGTTTGCCAGGCGGGGTCTGTCACGTCTGCACGAGTTACAG CTGGAGGGAGTGCAGCGGTATGGCCCTATGTGGAAGGCAAGCTTTGGTCCTATACTGACAGTTCATGTGGCTGATCCGGCGCTCATCGAGCAGATCCTGAGGCAGGAGGGTCACCACCCCATGCGCTCTGATCTTTCCTCCTGGAAGGACTACAGGAAGCTCAGAGGACATCACTACGGACTTTTGACAGC TGAGGGGGAGGAGTGGCAGACAGTGAGAAGTCTCCTGGGGAAACACATGCTGCGGCCAAAGGCAGTGGAAGCTTACGATAAAACCCTCAACAGTGTCGTCAGTGACCTCATTGCCAAACTTCGCCTTAGCGGAGGTCCTCAGGGTCTTGTCACCGACATTGCCAGCGAGTTCTATCGCTTCGGTCTTGAAG gcatttcttcagttttgtttgaatCCAGAATTGGTTGCCTGGATCAGGTTGTTCCCGAAGAGACGGAGCGTTTCATCCAGTCTATTAACACCATGTTTGTGATGACTCTTCTTACCATGGCCATGCCAAACTGGTTGCACCAGTTGTTCCCTAAACCCTGGAATGTCTTTTGTCAGTGCTGGGACTACATGTTTGATTTTG CGAAGGGTCACATTGACCAGCGTCTGATGGCCGAAGCAGATAAGGTTGCCCGAGGAGAGAAAGTGGAGGGCCGTTATCTCACCTACTTCCTGTCGCAGCAGGGGCTGCCCATGAAGACGGTCTACAGCAACGTCACAGAGCTGCTCCTCGCAGGAGTTGACACG ATCTCCAGCACTATGTCCTGGTCTTTGTACGAGTTGTCCCGTCATCCAGATGTGCAGGCCACTCTCCGGGCGGAGGTGTTGACTACACTTGAAGGTCGAAGGATACCAGAGGCTGCAGATGTAGCTTGCATGCCTTTCCTGAAGGCTGTAGTCAAAGAAGTGCTCAG gtTGTATCCTGTTATTCCTGCTAACGCAAGGGTCATTACAGAAAGAGACATCCAGGTTGGAGGCTATCTCATCCCCAAAAAT ACTTTGATTACCCTGTGCCAGTATGCAACATCACGGGATCCAGCAGTGTTTCCAAATCCAGATCATTTCAATCCCTATCGTTGGCTGACCAAAGACCAGACTCATCACCCGTATGCCTCTGTGCCTTTTGGTGTGGGAAAACGCAGCTGCATAGGTCGCCGTATCGCTGAGCTGGAGCTCTACCTTGCTCTTTCCAGG ATTGTTTTAGAGTTCGATGTGAAGCCAAAGCCAGAGGGAGTTTCTGTGAAGCCCATGACACGGACACTTCTAGTTCCTGAAAATGTCATTAGCCTCCAGTTTATTGAACGGTGA